CACCGAGATGCTCACGCGCCACGGACGAATGTTTGAAAAGCTATCCTCCTATGCAAGAGGCGGGGGCAAATCGCCGCGTCGCATGCTTCCATCCGCTGAAAGGGGTTTCGGACAATGAATAACGACAACATCCTCGAAGTAAGAGAGCTGGTGCAGAGCTTCTCGCAGCCGTATTCGCTGATGGACAGGCTTGCCCGAAAGAAGAAAAAAGTGGTGCATGCGGTGAACGGAGTCTCCTTCGACGTAAAAAGAGGAGAGGTTTTCAGTCTTGTGGGCGAGTCCGGCTGCGGCAAATCAACGACGGCAAGGTCGGTCATCCGACTCATAGAGCCAAAAGGCGGACAAGTCCTCTTTAACGGAGAGGAGATAACGAACTTTTCTCAAAGGCAGATGCTACCGCTCAGAAAAAAGATGCAGATGATATTTCAGGACCCATACGCCTCTCTGGATCCAAGGCAGAAGGTCGGAGATATAATCATGGAGCCGATGCTTTTCCACGACATAGCGAAAACAAAAGAAGAGGCCGCAGAGAGGATGCTGAAGATCCTTGATATCGTAGGTTTCCGTCCAGAGCAGGCCGACCGCTACCCGCACCAGTTTTCCGGCGGCCAGCGCCAGCGCATCGGCATCGCGCGCGCAGTTGCGACGAATCCCTCTTTTATCATAGCGGACGAACCAGTCTCCGCGCTCGACGTCTCGATACAGGCCCAGGTGCTGAACCTCATGATGGACCTGCGCGATGAGCTCAAGCTCTCGTATCTCTTCATAGCGCATGACCTTTCCGTCGTGCGTCATGTGACAGAGAGGCTTGGCATAATGTACCTGGGCTTCATCGTTGAGACGGGAGAAAGAGACGCNNNNNNNNNNGACCAGAGCAGGCTCTGCGAACCGTTACAGGGTGACGTGCCAAGCCCGATAA
This genomic interval from Cloacibacillus sp. contains the following:
- a CDS encoding dipeptide/oligopeptide/nickel ABC transporter ATP-binding protein encodes the protein MNNDNILEVRELVQSFSQPYSLMDRLARKKKKVVHAVNGVSFDVKRGEVFSLVGESGCGKSTTARSVIRLIEPKGGQVLFNGEEITNFSQRQMLPLRKKMQMIFQDPYASLDPRQKVGDIIMEPMLFHDIAKTKEEAAERMLKILDIVGFRPEQADRYPHQFSGGQRQRIGIARAVATNPSFIIADEPVSALDVSIQAQVLNLMMDLRDELKLSYLFIAHDLSVVRHVTERLGIMYLGFIVETGERDA